From the Neobacillus sp. PS3-34 genome, the window TAGTTTGTCCGCTGGCTATAGGTTAAGCTGCCAAGGCACCTTTAAAGATTTCGGTGTATCGTAGCCTGTCCAAATTCCGAACGTTACGTTTGGATTGGTTGCGACAAACCAGGAATCATGGAAGTCAACTCCGGTTCCTGTTTTACCTGCCCAATCCGATCTGAATTTCAGTTTATTTTTAATGCCGGCTGCTGTTCCCATATTAATGACATCGCGCATCATATCCAGTGTTAGATATGAAGTTTGCGGTGTGAATACATCTACAGGTTTAACTTTATGCTCGTAAATGACCTTTCCGTTTTTATCCACTATTTTATCAATTAAATAGGCATCAATGAATTTCCCATCATTTGCGAACGTACTGAAGGCGTTTGTGTTTTCTTCAATTGTTACTCCGTTTTTTAATGATCCAATCGCCGTAGCCAGGTTTGTATAATCTTCATCCACAAGCGAAGTGAAGCCCATCTTCTCAAGATATTTCGCAGGACGTTTTGCGACGATATCCTTGTAGAGCTTAACGGCAGGTACGTTATATGATTTGGCAAGAGCATAGCGAGCAGAAACTAGACCGCTATAGCGTTTGTCATAATCCATAGGCCAAGGTCGGTTAAGGCTGGGGGACAGCCTAAGCGCTACATCGGGAAGAACAGTTCCGGGTGCTGCTTTTCCTAATTCAAAGGCAGGTGCGTAAACAAGCAGCGGCTTCATGGTGGACCCGTTTTGACGGATGGCGCTTGTAGCGTGGTTCAACTGCTGTCTCTTATAATCGCGGCCGCCAACAAAACTAATAATTTTTCCC encodes:
- a CDS encoding penicillin-binding transpeptidase domain-containing protein, with the protein product MRRNIAGVQAAAKGIFGKNASDLNLAQSAFIAGLPQSPFGYTPFTRDGHIKQHLEPGLARMKTVLQRMREAGYISQAQYIKASAYDITKDFVPSRDNPLEKYPWLTFEIEKRSIKILTEIQAKKDGYKLKDLKKDQNLYNKYLTLASHDLRQKGYEIHTTINKDIYDAMQKAKDSFPSYEPDKPEQVKDTETGELKTVMEPVEVGAMLIENKTGKIISFVGGRDYKRQQLNHATSAIRQNGSTMKPLLVYAPAFELGKAAPGTVLPDVALRLSPSLNRPWPMDYDKRYSGLVSARYALAKSYNVPAVKLYKDIVAKRPAKYLEKMGFTSLVDEDYTNLATAIGSLKNGVTIEENTNAFSTFANDGKFIDAYLIDKIVDKNGKVIYEHKVKPVDVFTPQTSYLTLDMMRDVINMGTAAGIKNKLKFRSDWAGKTGTGVDFHDSWFVATNPNVTFGIWTGYDTPKSLKVPWQLNL